The Yamadazyma tenuis chromosome 2, complete sequence sequence GAAAACTAATAAAATGCGCATACAGGCAGCCCGACATTCTGACTAGACAACCATTGGTGAACAACGCTCGTCAGTTGACCTGCCCACTGGTTGCACTCTCAACTGACGGTGAGGCGTGGGGCAATGCTCGAATTATATGCCAGAAGACGAAATATGCATCAGTAGATTGACACCGCAAGGCGTAGCAACTGATCTGCCGAGGGCGCGAACTTGACAGCCTCATTTTTTCGTCTCCTTCGTCTCCTATTTGCTAATAGCTTTCTACATCTTTTGCTAGAGTTGTTCATTAAAAATACATCTATTAAATTAAAACTAGGTTaaacaaattgaaattAGGCTTTTGTTAATAGACTTACAACAACAAAGCAACACCAGCGGCAGCAGCGGCACCCAACAATCCGGTGGAGACAATAGCAGCACCAGATTCGTCGGAGGAGGAAGATCCGTTAGATCCGTTAGAAGCGTTAGCGGCTTGGACAGCAGTAATGGCAGTTAAAGCGACGAGGACAGACTTGAATTGCATTTTAAAATATATTGGTGGATAAGggaaaagaaaaatttCTCAGAGTACTTCGCAAACCCTTTTATAGTTTTTGGTAgctgaaaatttttctcCTTCTCATTCAGCCTGCTTCCTAAAATAGAAGTGTGAAATTTTTCTGCTGTGTGAAGGACTACACGATATGTTACACTTAACTTAATTGAGTTAATTTTCTGCCTAAAATGAACCGCTTTAGGAGGCTCCAAGCGCCGCAGCCGGTGCACCACTATCTCCCTGACCACAGCCGTGCTACCCCAATAACGTGATAGAGCATCAAGTTTAAGTCTTAGTTTCCTGGACTTGTTACCATCTTTTTCCCCGGAGCCACTTACCTTAGTTGACTCATTCTCGGTGACACCCATAAATTTCTGTGCAACCTTAATTTTCCGAAAAGGGGGCGTCCGCCTTAGAAACAGACGCGACTTTGCCCCGAGCATTTCGAGGCTGCACTTGCTACACAGAACAAGGAGGACGTGTAGCAACGTGTGGGTATGAAACGTGCTGGGCGTAGATAGTGGGGGGGTTGGCGTGATTACCTTCGTCATCTCCGTTACTGGGGTCGCCGTGCACACCGTATTAGTGGTACACGCGGCCATCGGCCTCGTCTAACACTAATACGAATACAATCACAAACGTAAATATCGTAGTCCCAAAGCACCCGAGTGGTTGTTTACGTTTGGTTATCGAGTAAGTGAATAAGATGTTTGTGCCCCAAATTTCTTTGTATTTTATCGGGTAGCCCAGTCGATTGTTCTTTCACCACGCGATTTTTCATTTCTCGTTACAACCTTTTAAAAGGTTAGCGCAGTACTGGCTCCTAATCTCGCTCCTTTACCCGACCCATTTGACGAGCCTAAGACGTATGAATCGCCTTCTTCAGCATAAGGCTGAAACCCTCAACCAACTTTCGGTGCTTTGTGGCGTGCCCATACGGTCTACTAAGGTGGAGAAAGCTCGTCTGCTTCTTCATACCATCAACTTCTACCTTCGTCTACCACCCACCCTCGACTTGGTGGCTATTGACATTGGAATCAAGAACTTTAGTTACTGTAAAATCACCGCCTTTGACGTGGCCACGTTTTCCCCCACCAGTTTACCGCTAAAGGTGCTGTTCAATAGCTGGAAGACCATTAACTTGACGGAAAAGTACCCACCCAACGGCGATTTCGATAAGTTCAACCGGTACGGCTCGTTTGACTACAACGACTTGCTTCACGATAAGTATTACTTGAGTTATTTGAATTATAGGGTGTTTCAAGAGCTCTTTACTCCCAACCAACACCACTTGAATGTGGTGTTGATCGAAACTCAGCGCACAaagtccaacaacaacaaggtgACGTTGCCCAACATTCTCGGCAACTACCACTTTGAAAATCTTTTCTATGCCCAGATGCTCCGTACGACGTTGGAGTCCAAACAGCCCTTGGAGTCCTTATTGTTACCGATGAACTCCAATAAAATGACCAGTTTCACTATCAACCGGTTCTTGGACAAGGTGCACATTAACTCGGCCAATTCCAAGAAGCTCCGGTTGAGATTTTTCATCCATCTCGTGAACAAGGGGATTTTGCAGCTTGATTCTTCGTTATCACTTCCCACCGACTCGCGCAAGCTATTGGCCTTTTACAACTCACGGGAGCCAATtaagatcaagaaattggacGACTTGTTCGACCTGttcttgtacaacttcaactttaTGTACAACTATTCGAATAGTGTGTGCTTGCACCActatcttcaaaaagagaagGATCTCGATGAGCTCGTGCACCTTCTCAATTACGACCAGCTTACGAATCTTCACGACTTATTCACCAACGAGAACTACAGTTTAAACAGTTCTTTTGCCGATTTTCACGAGGGGGTCTCACGCCCTACATTTGACATAGATAGGACCCTCTGGGAATTGGAACCATTGGTTAATGATATAGAATGAATAAATAATGCATTTATCTATGAACAGATCAGTTTTTAATTTCAAAGATCATTTCGTCGTTACCGTCGTTGCCGTCGTCGTTTGTACTGGGTGATGCCAGTTTGGGATCCTGCTCCTCCGGATCAacatcgtcatcgtcatcatcatcttcttcatcttcatcttcatcttcatcttcatcttcatcttcatcttcatcttcttcttcatcatcgtcatcctcctcttcttcatcatcgtcatcctcctcttcatcctcttctGCTTCCTTAAGAGCAACATCTCTATCGACACTTTTAAGAAGGTTGATTCTCCGTCTCAAAATGTCCACCACATCACTCCATTCCCTCATTCCTCCCATCCCAATATCCCCacaaatcaaaatcttctctACCGGCTTGAGAATCTCGACTCCAAACCCGTACTCGTTGGAtgccaacaagttcaactgCTTAGCAGTAAGAGGATGTGTGTACATGAAGGTATTCATGGCTGGAGCTACCAAAATCGGCTTCTTCACCCCGGTCGCTTGTGGATGAGCGGCGGACCCGGTCTTCGACATCACCGGCCAGTTCCACGACCTTATAATCGAGGTCAACAAATTATCAGAGAGACcgttggtgattttggcaaGCGTATTGGCAGACAACGGAGCAATTAACATGATATCGGCCCATTTACGTAACTCGTTGTGGAGAATCAACTTATCGTACGggttcttggacttttttCCCGAGTTGAAATAGTCCAAAGACTCGTTGAAATTGGCCCATTCATCTTCGTCTctccaaatcttcaccTGGTTATTGATCTTCAACCCCTTCAAGAAATGCGAGGCACTCTTGGTGATCACCAACTGAATACTGATCTTATTGACCCCGTAGATCTGAAACAACTTGTCGATGATCAAAGGCACTTTAATGGTAGCCACCGACCCTGTTGCTGCCAACAAAATATGGAACTTGCCGTCGTCCTCTTTGCTCAAATACTGCTGAAACGGCACCGGTGGCCCCACGGGACTCTCGACAATGGTCTTCTGGGGCTTGCGAGTACTACCTTTTCTGCTGACATTGATGGGCTGTGTGGGCTGGGAGTATCCACCACTGCTGCTATGGGGGGACTTCATCACCAGGTCGACGCTGCGGGACAGTGTGGGGGGCGGTGAGGGCGTAATGGTGTCGTGGAACTTGAACAGAAATATCTGGTCGTTGGAGGTGGGCGATGCCACTCTCAggctgctgttgctggtGGATTTGGACGGAGCCGAGGCGGTGGAGGCCGTGGTCACCACCGGATGCGTGGGTACGCCACCATGGGTTTTGCTCATGAACAGCAACAAGTCCCCGCCACCGGCGGAGTTCTGCCGTGATGGGATCCGGTCCTTATCCTGTTTATCGTGcaattggttcaagatGGAATTGGTAGCACCAAACGAGTTTTTTCTGAGGTCCTGGGGAGTGATGTTGACGGCGGACGGCTGGGCCGAGATCGTGAACCGGCGGACCTTTTCCTGGTCGTTACTGGAGAAGGATACCGACTGAGATGGTTTAAGAGGCATTCCTGGGTGGTATTGTATACTTTTCTGGGGGCGAGGTTGCTCTAGAACCGTGGGTGCGCGAACGGGAGCGGCATCCGACACGGGCTCggtgaaggtggtggagggCAGGTGAGACAACTTGTCATCTTGGTTTGGTATTGGTTCCATTGCCTTCGTACTAATCCCTTTGCGTAGTTACAAATCACACAACTGACCAGAAAATTTTTATCAGTTGCAGTGACAAAGCTGGAGAGGTACACGACTGGCGCGAAATTCACCGGTCGATTAATTAACAGCACTCAACCTTTTACCAACTGTTAACTAGCACCATGAATTTAAGAACACAAGTGGCCCAGTTCTTAGCGTTGGCATACGTGTTTTCCGGTGCCTATATGACGTGGAAGACGTTGGGAGTCGTTGCAAATACGCATTCGCCCatagtggtggtgttgacTGGATCCATGGAACCTGCGTTCCAAAGAGGTGATGTGTTATTTTTGTGGAACAGGCAGAAGTCCAATTCAGTCGGCGACGTGGTGGTGTACGAGACCTCCACCAAGGATATTCCCATCGTGCACAGAGTGGTGCGGGAACATCATAATCAGGATAAGCAGTATTTGTTGACCAAGGGTGACAACAACGCGGTGGATGACTTGAGTTTGTATGGCAGGAAAAAGAGTTACTTGACACAAAGTGATTTGGTGGGCACAGTTAAGGGCTACCTTCCGAAGGTGGGATACGTGACGATTTTGTTGACGGAGAATCAATATTTTAGGTTTGGAGTTTTCGGGTTGATGGCATTATCTGCGTTGCTCCAGTCAGAGTAGTAGCATTAATATATGAATGAAACACGAGGCAGTCAGAGACACCGACGGAATCCTTAGTGTTTAAGGATTTGTCATTGGGACTAACAGATCAGATGTTTAAAAAAAAAGACGACCCCGGTGAGGATCGAACTCACGATCTCAAGATTAACAGTCTTACGCCTTAACCAGCTTGGCCACGGAGTCGCTATTTTACAGAAAATGGAACACCTCTTTTCACCCCGAAATAAATGGGATACTTCTTTTTACCATCCACGAAATATATGGCTCTCTTGTGGTATATTAACTTGTGGAGTTGTAACTTCAATGTTAAAAATGAAGGCTGTCACACGAGAGACATGTGTCGGTTTTGATTCTGCACGCCTCAGTGGAAAATACATTATTTAACAGTTGGGAACCTATAAGGaaagtcattgaaaatAAGAAAGAGCTTATTACATGTTGAAACTTTTTAATATCAATCCAATTTTATGAAAACCGCAGATTTCAATTATTGGATCTGTGATGGAGTTTTGTATTAAAATCTTGTTTAAACGTCTGGATACTAGCACTATGCCTGTTGTAGATGGACTTAAGGACATATACCAAGGTGAAGTCTGAGTTAAAATATTCCATTTGTTTCATGGAGCAGGCTGCTTACTAGAATTAACAGTTACAATTGATAGCCAATCACCACAGAGATTCGTAGCGATTCCATAGCAATTTAGCAGCTTCAACGGTGAAGTGGTCCCACAAGAAATGCTCTTAGGCCACCTTCATTTGCTTCCTGTTCCATTTCTGTTTCACTGAATTACTCTCATCTTATAAAATATGAGGTATTGCAAGCCTATTCTTTAAGCGCCGGCAAACATAAAATAGTCGATTGCGACGGGAACGATCGAGGGACTAGGTAATTCGTGGCCACTATACTCTTGCGGCAAAGCAGTGTCTGATAGTATTCAAGTTTTGCCgaacaaaaaaaaaaaatgcATAGTGGCACACCaggtcttgaagtttttttACAATATAGGGGCCATGAACAACTACAAGGAGCTCAGAATGAGATCACAATCATGGTGATTGTCTGTCATATAGGATAGGACGCATATTTTCTTGATCTGAAAGGTTTGCCGCCAGCTGATCTCTATCATAACCGCCCGCCTTATTTATTTCCTATTTGAACCCTTTTTTTTGCGGCCAGCTGTTCATAACTCCTATCACTTCAAAGTGCCACCTCACCTGTAATTTTGGCTAACAAGAGCCGATCCCGCCTCTGGACAGGCTGTCGACCCAAATTTCAATCAGAGGTCGCCAGAAAATCCTTGTGTTGGCGATCCTCAAAATGAATTTCACCTACCCAGGGTCCACCGCACGGTGTGATTTACCGGATCTGTTATCACTGAGCAACAAAGTTGTTCATGATGCTGTCACCTATTACAACCTCTAAAAGCTGTAGTTCTGGCTGAAGGAAAGAATAGCCTAAATATGCTACGTGAGTTCCTGCCTCTTTTACCCAACAATGATGACCAATGAAAGCCCGATTCTAAGAATTGATCGTGGCTAGCAAGCGTAAGTCGTGACGCTATTTCTAAAAGTTCTCGACTCCTGGGTATTGctgatttgttcaaaaggGAAATTTTACTTTGCCGCCGTGGCTTCGTATTTTACATCTATTGTAAGAGCCATTGAATTTTTAATAACTATATAGTTGTATTGTTGATGCAGTGATCTAAGCACCGGTGCATGTAAGTATATGTAAGTATATGTAAGTATATGTACGCCTGGGAGGTGTATATAGTTAATGTACATATACTTTAAATTTTTTTAATTAAAAATTAAAAAAAAATtaaaattgaaaaaaatcaaaattaGAATCAAACGTTCATGTCTTGCATATGTAACCATATATAACTATACATATATTATGCAGTACAGGGTGCAGTTAAGCTGAACTTGAGGCGCTTCCGTGAACAATATCTGATTTATCAAATTAAATTTGATAGTGCTTGAACTTTAAATTGCAAGAGTAAACACCACGTCACCATGCACTATCTTTGAGTTAGAAGAGCTGTTTGTGTTACCCAAGGAAATGTTCGGATTTATCACAATATGAAATTTGGTTGAATAGAGACGCCAATGTAGCTTTTGCTAGATTGGCACATTTTAAATATTGTGATaaaatttccaaatttAAAGTGAATAGTGAATATCATTTTGTCAAAAAGAGGGTTCCTAACTCCAGCTTTAAGATCAGCTATTCTTAGCCTCCTTCATTGTTTTCAAACCCCACTCCTTCTTTTTCCCAAAGAATGGAGATATTCTTCGAATATGGTAAAATATTATCGCTGCGTGATCACTTAGTGTAATGCATTTGATATCATCGAAATGAAGCCTTTATCGAGCTGTTCCTTTGTTGAAAACTACTTCACCCGTTAAACACAGCACAAGCATCTGTAATGATACTAAGTGTGGAcattttcgcagccaagACCCTTTATTTTCCCTGTTTCTCTCTTTTCCTTAATGAAGTGGTGTCCATCAGTATGCATATCCAATATTCAGTTTGTCATTACCACAAGGGAAATAGGTTACTCAGGAATACCAGACTGAGTGGCGAATAATCGAAAGACACTTTTCAAAGCTTCAGCAAACGTTTGAATAAACAGTTTTTGCTCTGACCCTcccaaaaacatcatttTCCGAAAGTTGAACCACATACTTTCAAACTGTATACTCAGTAGAGTTTAAAATACCCTCAGTGTCTTGATACCTATGCCTATGAATAGAAGGAACATAACATTGGTAGAAAGGTAGATTCTCATAAGTCTTTCACCTAAGTCTCTTTACAACACTTCAAGATGTATTTGCCAAACAAGCTTATTCAGGGTTGAATTGAGCTTCTCGCCAGTGATAAGTACTTCTATGCATATTTTGACTAAATCTCTAGCTTACTAACTGTGCTATTAAGATTTTAGTAAAAGAAAGAACTTAAAGCTCTTCTGTATAAATGAAGGtttttcaaagtatcaACAATTATGCTTCAAGCTGCTGCATTCACTTCTAAGGAGCACTAAAATCATTAATTAGACGATCCGTGTAAGGAATAATTAATCAGATGGTAAAGCTGCacatctttttcttttAAATCAGATTATCTACTATCTACTGCATTCCTCAGCCCGTATTTCCATCTGTTATTAAACCATTGAGTATCCTCCTTTCAAAGACTAGTAAATGGAATCCACACATAGTGACCTTGCTTCAAAGATCTTACAATCCACTTCTTGAACTGCACGAAGTGGTCTACGTAGAAAAGATCATCATCCCACCCAAGTCGATTTTGCACCTTTATTGGCATGCGCGACTCTTCAGTCGCAAAATATATATTCATGCTAGGAAGAAAGGCCCTAGTAACAGGTGCTTCCAGAGGCATTGGGCGGGAAATTGCGGTACGTTTAGCCCAAGAA is a genomic window containing:
- the SEC11 gene encoding Signal peptidase complex catalytic subunit (COG:U; EggNog:ENOG503P0U2; MEROPS:MER0000602) gives rise to the protein MNLRTQVAQFLALAYVFSGAYMTWKTLGVVANTHSPIVVVLTGSMEPAFQRGDVLFLWNRQKSNSVGDVVVYETSTKDIPIVHRVVREHHNQDKQYLLTKGDNNAVDDLSLYGRKKSYLTQSDLVGTVKGYLPKVGYVTILLTENQYFRFGVFGLMALSALLQSE
- the CCE1 gene encoding cruciform cutting endonuclease (EggNog:ENOG503P907; COG:S) translates to MNRLLQHKAETLNQLSVLCGVPIRSTKVEKARSLLHTINFYLRLPPTLDLVAIDIGIKNFSYCKITAFDVATFSPTSLPLKVSFNSWKTINLTEKYPPNGDFDKFNRYGSFDYNDLLHDKYYLSYLNYRVFQELFTPNQHHLNVVLIETQRTKSNNNKVTLPNILGNYHFENLFYAQMLRTTLESKQPLESLLLPMNSNKMTSFTINRFLDKVHINSANSKKLRLRFFIHLVNKGILQLDSSLSLPTDSRKLLAFYNSREPIKIKKLDDLFDSFLYNFNFMYNYSNSVCLHHYLQKEKDLDELVHLLNYDQLTNLHDLFTNENYSLNSSFADFHEGVSRPTFDIDRTLWELEPLVNDIE
- a CDS encoding uncharacterized protein (EggNog:ENOG503NY1N; COG:D,P), whose amino-acid sequence is MPLKPSQSVSFSSNDQEKVRRFTISAQPSAVNITPQDLRKNSFGATNSILNQLHDKQDKDRIPSRQNSAGGGDLLSFMSKTHGGVPTHPVVTTASTASAPSKSTSNSSSRVASPTSNDQIFSFKFHDTITPSPPPTSSRSVDSVMKSPHSSSGGYSQPTQPINVSRKGSTRKPQKTIVESPVGPPVPFQQYLSKEDDGKFHILLAATGSVATIKVPLIIDKLFQIYGVNKISIQLVITKSASHFLKGLKINNQVKIWRDEDEWANFNESLDYFNSGKKSKNPYDKLILHNELRKWADIMLIAPLSANTLAKITNGLSDNLLTSIIRSWNWPVMSKTGSAAHPQATGVKKPILVAPAMNTFMYTHPLTAKQLNLLASNEYGFGVEILKPVEKILICGDIGMGGMREWSDVVDILRRRINLLKSVDRDVALKEAEEDEEEDDDDEEEEDDDDEEEDEDEDEDEDEDEDEDEEDDDDDDDVDPEEQDPKSASPSTNDDGNDGNDEMIFEIKN